From the genome of Hymenobacter sp. PAMC 26628, one region includes:
- a CDS encoding PA14 domain-containing protein encodes MAQTIIFNASPTAQPGAAFSLQGSFGAGAKIFLTAGSSTTPVAVPVMTQMAGQATGQVPANLAPNLYQVWVEDNGQRSPSVYLNQARGQHFDSPEVAAGGHLRLFGRNLFLGGGAQVRFVGAGGASVPADAGQSDAYTLSFTAPNSLQSGTTYQVMVSNGYGGETAVDQPIKAVDGGTDYFNLGVGWAGKINFYANVYNVQTDGRLGKKAKGNGGANDQPAIQAAMDQAAADGGGVVYLPAGTYKLAHDGGAGLLMRNRVVLRGAGKDQTVIKFGYGNVSPDRWGVIWDGTQQGGLADLTIINVNDSGQYIQNMTGSGTEVFMQRVRFDLNTGDWLWLGNSNKLVIANSDITQGVDDKAGYHGPIQLSGCKNFVLANNNITYAVYGLNMGSVHEGVFENNHVYRDGSARYPTSLTNHVLILDFAQNVALLGNQFSVVNGPAQNSNDGETIIAEGGGSGGARIDEDAGTVSAAGGNTLQDNNKNWGTFRQQPVVAIVSGNGMGQWRTITGHSGNQLTLDRAWDVTPSAGSHYAIFNWGARNWLVKGNTLLGNRRGITFYQNATLQVAVVGNTLTNSGSIDFMPYQGSNGYQMFTPMYNNQITGNNVADTDGSNGVFIGAHTTQSQQTNTFGTSMINLDVRNNTLTAHSPNVPAVVDDNFPEGYLNYLVFQQNGGTYVDEKIPALLGSIFQNNTAINCDNSLYVNSGSYGTLVCNTSLVNTPNLLRDNRVIGLSHTSVGTASCLGSTVSALRTPENPDNTDAGLNYQYFEGNWGSLPNFSGLTAIKSNVATAFDLGVRQREYGYALQYTGYITVPADGQYTFSTNSDDGSRLYIGSTLVVDNDGPHEVREISGTIGLKAGTHAITITYFQGAAGQVLEVSYLGPGIPKQPITSAVLRRGGTTSAAGLRTPENPANTTAGLDYKYVEGYWSTLPDFTTVTPTKAGTATAFDLGQRQRDVGYAMQYTGYVTVPTDGQYTFTTGSDDGSQLFIGSALVVDNDGLHGYLERAGTIGLKAGTHAITVTYFQGAGGQGLAVSYQGPNLAKQAIPAASLQRTTTPTTPTPAAGLRVPENPANTTSGLSYKYYEGYWNVLPSFGSLGAVANGVVALPNLDGRQRDVGYAMQYTGYVTVPTDGQYTFTTGSDDGSQLFIGSALVVDNDGLHGYLERAGTIGLQAGTHAITITYLQNGGGQSLAVSYQGPNLAKQAIPATAWYRSATAAAASGLRTPENPANTTSGLDYKYYEGYWNTLPAFGSLNPAKAGTATAFDLGQRQRDVGYAMQYTGYVTVPTDGQYTFTTGSDDGSQLFIGSALVVDNDGLHGYLERAGTIGLKAGTHAITVTYFQGAGGQGLAVSYQGPNLAKQAISAASLRRAVASGTAAAKGRTGLIDVATPDVAATALSVYPNPSTGAFTVEFSMPTAQMATLTLTDALGRTVQQQQVQVQAGLNRLAYQASVAAQGIYRLTLVGADGQRQGQKVTISQ; translated from the coding sequence TTGGCCCAGACTATTATCTTCAACGCCAGCCCTACAGCGCAGCCGGGCGCTGCGTTCAGCCTTCAGGGCAGCTTCGGGGCCGGCGCAAAAATTTTTCTTACGGCTGGCAGCTCAACTACCCCGGTGGCCGTGCCCGTCATGACCCAAATGGCCGGCCAGGCCACGGGGCAGGTGCCCGCTAACCTAGCACCAAACTTATACCAGGTATGGGTAGAAGACAATGGCCAGCGGAGCCCGAGCGTGTACCTCAACCAAGCACGCGGGCAGCATTTTGATTCGCCTGAGGTGGCAGCCGGGGGGCATTTGCGCCTATTTGGCCGGAATCTGTTTCTGGGAGGCGGGGCCCAGGTTCGCTTCGTGGGGGCTGGCGGGGCCAGCGTCCCAGCCGACGCCGGCCAGAGCGATGCTTACACGTTGAGCTTTACAGCGCCTAATTCTTTGCAGTCGGGCACCACGTACCAAGTGATGGTTAGCAACGGCTACGGTGGAGAAACGGCCGTGGACCAACCGATAAAAGCCGTGGACGGCGGCACCGACTACTTCAACCTGGGAGTAGGCTGGGCCGGCAAAATCAATTTCTACGCCAACGTGTACAACGTGCAGACGGATGGCCGATTGGGCAAGAAGGCCAAGGGTAACGGCGGCGCAAACGACCAGCCGGCCATTCAAGCCGCCATGGACCAGGCCGCCGCCGACGGTGGTGGGGTGGTGTACTTGCCTGCTGGCACCTACAAACTTGCCCATGACGGCGGAGCGGGCTTACTAATGCGCAACCGCGTGGTACTGCGCGGAGCTGGCAAAGACCAGACAGTCATTAAATTCGGCTACGGGAACGTAAGCCCCGACCGGTGGGGCGTTATTTGGGACGGTACCCAGCAAGGGGGCCTAGCCGACCTGACCATCATCAACGTGAATGACTCGGGCCAGTACATCCAAAATATGACAGGCTCGGGCACGGAAGTGTTCATGCAACGCGTGCGCTTCGATTTGAACACCGGCGACTGGCTGTGGTTGGGGAACTCCAACAAGCTGGTCATTGCCAACTCCGACATTACTCAGGGCGTGGACGACAAAGCGGGCTACCACGGCCCGATCCAGCTGAGCGGTTGCAAAAACTTTGTGCTGGCCAATAACAATATTACGTACGCCGTGTATGGCCTGAACATGGGCAGCGTCCACGAAGGCGTATTTGAAAACAACCACGTGTACCGCGACGGCAGCGCCCGCTACCCCACCTCGCTGACCAACCACGTGCTGATTCTCGACTTTGCCCAGAACGTTGCATTGCTCGGCAACCAGTTTAGCGTCGTCAATGGCCCGGCCCAAAACTCCAACGACGGCGAAACCATCATTGCCGAGGGCGGCGGCAGCGGCGGCGCCCGCATCGACGAAGACGCCGGCACCGTAAGTGCGGCCGGAGGCAATACGTTGCAGGACAACAACAAGAATTGGGGGACCTTCCGACAGCAGCCCGTCGTAGCCATCGTCAGCGGCAACGGCATGGGCCAGTGGCGCACCATCACGGGCCACAGCGGCAACCAGCTCACCCTGGACCGGGCCTGGGACGTGACGCCCAGCGCTGGCAGCCACTACGCCATTTTTAACTGGGGGGCCCGCAACTGGCTGGTGAAGGGGAATACGCTGCTGGGCAACCGGCGCGGCATCACCTTCTACCAAAACGCCACGCTACAAGTCGCCGTCGTAGGCAATACGCTCACCAACAGTGGGTCGATTGATTTTATGCCTTACCAGGGCAGCAACGGCTACCAGATGTTTACCCCCATGTACAACAACCAGATTACGGGTAATAACGTGGCCGATACCGACGGCTCGAACGGCGTGTTCATTGGGGCCCACACCACGCAGTCGCAGCAAACCAACACCTTCGGCACTTCGATGATTAACCTGGACGTTCGCAACAACACCTTGACGGCGCACTCCCCCAACGTGCCCGCCGTTGTGGACGACAACTTCCCGGAAGGCTACCTGAATTACTTAGTATTCCAGCAGAATGGCGGCACCTATGTAGACGAGAAAATCCCGGCGCTGCTAGGTTCTATTTTTCAGAACAACACGGCCATTAATTGCGACAATTCACTATACGTGAACTCCGGTTCGTACGGCACGCTGGTCTGCAACACGAGCTTGGTCAATACCCCCAACCTGCTCCGAGACAACCGCGTTATCGGCCTGTCGCACACTTCCGTGGGTACTGCGTCTTGCCTGGGCTCGACGGTATCAGCGCTGCGCACGCCAGAAAACCCGGATAACACCGATGCGGGCCTAAACTACCAATACTTTGAGGGCAACTGGGGTTCGCTTCCGAATTTCAGCGGCCTCACCGCCATCAAGTCCAACGTTGCCACCGCCTTCGACCTGGGCGTACGGCAACGCGAGTACGGCTATGCCCTGCAATACACGGGCTACATTACGGTACCCGCCGACGGCCAGTACACGTTCTCTACCAACTCGGACGATGGCTCCCGCCTCTACATCGGCTCGACGCTGGTGGTGGACAACGACGGCCCGCACGAAGTACGGGAGATATCGGGCACCATCGGCCTGAAGGCTGGCACCCACGCCATCACCATTACCTACTTCCAAGGGGCCGCTGGCCAAGTGCTGGAAGTAAGCTACCTCGGGCCGGGCATACCTAAGCAGCCCATCACGAGCGCCGTGCTACGCCGGGGCGGTACGACTTCGGCCGCCGGCCTGCGCACGCCCGAAAACCCGGCCAATACCACGGCCGGTTTGGACTACAAGTACGTGGAGGGCTACTGGAGCACGCTCCCGGACTTCACCACCGTAACGCCTACTAAAGCGGGTACGGCCACGGCCTTTGACCTGGGCCAGCGCCAGCGCGACGTGGGCTACGCGATGCAGTACACGGGCTACGTCACGGTGCCCACCGACGGCCAGTACACCTTCACCACCGGCTCGGACGACGGCTCGCAGCTGTTCATCGGCTCGGCGCTGGTGGTGGACAACGACGGCCTGCACGGCTACCTCGAGCGCGCCGGCACCATCGGCCTGAAAGCCGGCACCCACGCCATCACCGTCACCTACTTCCAGGGAGCCGGGGGCCAGGGCTTGGCTGTGAGCTACCAGGGCCCCAACTTGGCCAAGCAAGCCATACCGGCTGCATCGCTGCAACGGACGACGACCCCTACCACGCCAACCCCCGCCGCCGGGCTGCGCGTGCCGGAAAACCCGGCCAATACCACCTCCGGCCTTAGCTATAAGTACTATGAAGGCTACTGGAACGTGCTGCCCAGTTTTGGCTCCTTGGGTGCAGTGGCCAATGGCGTAGTGGCCCTGCCTAACTTGGACGGCCGCCAGCGCGACGTGGGCTACGCGATGCAGTACACGGGCTACGTCACGGTGCCCACCGACGGCCAGTACACCTTCACCACCGGCTCGGACGACGGCTCGCAGCTGTTCATCGGCTCGGCGCTGGTGGTGGACAACGACGGCCTGCACGGCTACCTCGAGCGCGCCGGCACCATCGGCCTGCAGGCCGGCACCCACGCCATCACCATTACCTACCTACAAAACGGTGGCGGCCAGAGCTTGGCTGTGAGCTACCAGGGCCCCAACTTGGCCAAGCAAGCCATACCGGCTACTGCGTGGTACCGCTCAGCCACGGCGGCCGCTGCCAGTGGGCTACGCACACCCGAAAACCCGGCCAATACCACTTCCGGCCTGGACTACAAGTACTACGAAGGCTACTGGAATACCCTCCCCGCTTTTGGTTCTTTGAACCCGGCAAAGGCCGGCACGGCCACGGCCTTTGACCTGGGCCAGCGCCAGCGCGACGTGGGCTACGCGATGCAGTACACGGGCTACGTCACGGTGCCCACCGACGGCCAGTACACCTTCACCACCGGCTCGGACGACGGCTCGCAGCTGTTCATCGGCTCGGCGCTGGTGGTGGACAACGACGGCCTGCACGGCTACCTCGAGCGCGCCGGCACCATCGGCCTGAAAGCCGGCACCCACGCCATCACCGTCACCTACTTCCAGGGAGCCGGGGGCCAGGGCTTGGCTGTGAGCTACCAGGGCCCCAACTTGGCCAAGCAAGCCATATCGGCTGCATCGCTGCGCCGCGCAGTGGCCAGTGGCACAGCAGCAGCCAAAGGCCGGACGGGCCTGATAGACGTTGCCACCCCGGACGTTGCCGCCACCGCGCTAAGCGTTTATCCGAACCCGAGCACGGGGGCCTTCACTGTTGAGTTCTCAATGCCCACGGCGCAAATGGCTACGCTCACCCTAACCGATGCGCTTGGCCGGACGGTGCAGCAGCAACAAGTGCAGGTCCAAGCGGGCCTCAACCGACTTGCGTACCAGGCTTCGGTCGCAGCCCAGGGCATCTACCGGCTCACGCTGGTCGGAGCCGACGGCCAGCGCCAAGGGCAAAAGGTGACCATCAGCCAATAA
- a CDS encoding DinB family protein, protein MNHRLHLKFEQLERATQRLLAATEALGPDATRPPAPGKWAATQVVHHLLLVENSIAGYVQKKLLAAEQLAKPSLFTRARILLVNLLLRLPGLRFRAPRGVAELTHAASVPALPAIQAEWATTRRRLELLLNEYPSRLLDRAIYPHPRAGRLSIYQVLDHLVDHLLHHQQQIDRITQALKAAPSAAARR, encoded by the coding sequence ATGAACCACCGCCTGCACCTCAAATTTGAACAACTTGAGCGGGCCACCCAGCGCCTGCTGGCCGCCACCGAGGCCCTGGGCCCCGACGCCACCCGGCCCCCCGCCCCCGGGAAGTGGGCCGCTACGCAGGTCGTGCACCACCTGCTACTGGTTGAAAATAGCATTGCCGGCTACGTGCAGAAAAAATTGCTCGCCGCCGAGCAGCTGGCCAAGCCCAGTCTGTTTACGCGGGCCCGGATCTTGCTGGTGAACTTGCTCTTGCGCTTGCCCGGTCTGCGGTTTCGGGCCCCGCGCGGGGTGGCCGAGCTCACCCACGCAGCATCAGTGCCCGCGCTGCCGGCCATCCAAGCCGAGTGGGCCACCACGCGCCGCCGCCTCGAGCTGTTGCTGAACGAGTACCCCAGCCGCCTGCTCGACCGCGCCATTTACCCGCACCCGCGCGCGGGCCGGCTCAGCATTTACCAAGTGCTCGACCACTTGGTTGACCACCTGTTGCACCACCAGCAGCAAATCGACCGCATCACCCAGGCCCTCAAAGCGGCCCCATCCGCCGCGGCCCGCCGCTAG
- a CDS encoding thioesterase family protein → MPTENLADNAATYRTRWADMDPNGHMRHSAYADYAADQRVAVLAGWGFDVARFAQLRLGPILFREETKYLKEISIGEEIRVDGRLAAATADGGRWTIVHTIYKADGRVAATVTVDGAWIDLDRRKLALPPPELAAAFAALPPYVAPGPHAN, encoded by the coding sequence ATGCCCACTGAAAACCTCGCCGACAACGCCGCTACTTACCGCACCCGCTGGGCCGACATGGACCCCAACGGCCACATGCGCCACTCGGCTTACGCCGATTACGCCGCCGACCAGCGCGTGGCGGTGCTGGCCGGCTGGGGCTTCGACGTGGCCCGCTTCGCGCAGCTGCGCCTGGGGCCCATCCTGTTCCGCGAAGAAACCAAGTACCTGAAAGAAATCAGCATCGGCGAGGAAATTCGCGTCGACGGCCGGCTGGCCGCGGCCACGGCCGACGGCGGGCGTTGGACCATCGTGCACACCATTTACAAAGCCGACGGCCGGGTAGCCGCCACCGTAACCGTGGACGGCGCCTGGATTGACCTCGACCGCCGCAAGCTGGCCCTGCCGCCGCCCGAGCTGGCGGCAGCTTTCGCCGCCCTGCCGCCCTACGTAGCGCCGGGGCCCCACGCCAACTAG
- a CDS encoding class I SAM-dependent methyltransferase: MTTLTAPDLLGQALLDYHGGRTTAALTVHCNAADDEPLPAAYFFRTLLQMPALERRALDECRGRVLDVGAGAGCHALELQSRGFEVKAVDVSAGAVQVMGARGVRAAARHDLFAPLPAGERPYDTILLLMNGLGLAGTLDGLDRFLAHARTLLAPDGQILATSSDVSYLYEDEDGALVLNLNGPYYGEVEYSWTYKKQTGEPFPWLFIDAALLNDAAATAGYQADFLDEEEDGQYLVRLVPVGLAEAANQAI; the protein is encoded by the coding sequence ATGACTACCCTCACCGCCCCCGACCTGCTGGGCCAGGCCCTGCTCGACTACCACGGCGGCCGCACCACGGCCGCCCTTACTGTGCATTGCAATGCGGCCGACGACGAGCCGCTGCCCGCCGCCTATTTCTTTCGCACCCTGCTGCAAATGCCCGCCCTGGAGCGCCGCGCCCTCGACGAGTGCCGCGGCCGGGTGCTCGATGTGGGCGCTGGCGCCGGCTGCCACGCCCTGGAGCTGCAAAGCCGCGGTTTCGAGGTGAAGGCCGTGGACGTGTCGGCTGGGGCCGTGCAGGTGATGGGGGCCCGCGGCGTGCGCGCCGCGGCCCGCCACGACCTGTTTGCCCCGCTGCCGGCCGGCGAGCGGCCCTACGACACCATTTTGCTGCTCATGAACGGCCTGGGGCTGGCCGGCACGCTCGACGGGCTCGACCGCTTCCTGGCCCACGCCCGCACGCTGCTGGCCCCCGATGGCCAGATCCTGGCCACATCGTCTGATGTGAGCTACCTCTACGAGGACGAAGACGGGGCTCTGGTGCTCAACCTGAACGGGCCTTACTATGGCGAAGTGGAGTACAGCTGGACGTATAAGAAGCAGACCGGCGAGCCGTTTCCATGGCTGTTTATCGACGCGGCGCTGCTAAACGACGCCGCTGCCACCGCTGGCTACCAGGCCGATTTTCTCGACGAAGAAGAAGATGGGCAGTACCTGGTGCGGCTCGTGCCCGTGGGTTTGGCCGAGGCCGCCAATCAAGCCATTTGA
- a CDS encoding DUF2256 domain-containing protein produces the protein MLPDKLRKGQLPTKICATCGRPFEYRKKWRNCWDEVKYCGEKCQRSKPKPGPAGA, from the coding sequence ATGCTCCCCGATAAGCTCCGCAAAGGCCAGTTGCCCACCAAAATCTGCGCCACGTGCGGCCGCCCCTTCGAATACCGCAAAAAGTGGCGCAACTGCTGGGACGAGGTAAAGTACTGCGGCGAAAAGTGCCAGCGCAGCAAGCCTAAGCCCGGGCCCGCTGGCGCTTAG